The proteins below are encoded in one region of Scomber japonicus isolate fScoJap1 chromosome 24, fScoJap1.pri, whole genome shotgun sequence:
- the LOC128354146 gene encoding DDRGK domain-containing protein 1-like, giving the protein MDIVLYLIAAAILVALILFALKLRRVTQEADAEQQQDVIRAAGPPQRAAEERGAGMPRRRRNLAAVIANRHPQREPVEYDGEHVDEEEEEEDVQLQNFQPTVKVGAKKQKKLEEKQAKKAQREAEMEEREERKRMQELREQERRQEEERERLHEQKQEEEERRAKEEQERREEEEYLRLKASFTIEDQGEEEQLTEDQSRNLLQEFIQYIESSKVVLLEDLASHFEMRTQDAIARLQDLLADGSLTGVIDDRGKFISITPEELNSVAQFIRQRGRVSITELAQASSSLINLTPDSRNTA; this is encoded by the exons ATGGATATAGTACTGTATCTGATAGCTGCTGCTATCCTTGTTGCCCTGATATTGTTTGCGTTGAAGCTACGGAGGGTTACACAGGAAG CTGATGCAGAACAGCAGCAAGATGTTATCCGGGCAGCGGGTCCCCCTCAGCGGGCAGCAGAGGAGCGAGGGGCTGGTATGCCTCGCAGGAGAAGAAATCTGGCTGCAGTGATTGCTAACAGACATCCACAGAGAGAACCTGTTGAATATG ATGGGGAGCatgtggatgaggaggaggaggaagaggatgtgCAGCTGCAGAACTTCCAGCCAACAGTAAAAGTTGGAGccaagaagcagaagaagctggaggagaaacAGGCCAAGAAAGCCCAGAGAGAG GCTGAaatggaggaaagggaggagaggaagaggatgcaGGAGCtcagagagcaggagagacggcaggaggaggagagagaacgACTGCATGAACAGAAACAG gaggaggaggagcgacGGGCTAAAGAAGAACAGGAGAGacgggaggaagaggagtactTGAGGCTCAAAGCATCTTTCACTATAGAAGACcagggagaggaggaacagcTCACTGAAGACCAG TCCCGCAACCTTCTTCAAGAATTCATCCAATACATTGAG AGCTCTAAAGTGGTTCTACTGGAGGACTTGGCTTCTCATTTTGAAATGAGGACACAGGATGCTATTGCCAGACTGCAGGACCTCTTAGCAGATGGCTCCCTCACAG GAGTGATTGATGACAGAGGAAAATTTATCTCCATCACTCCAGAAGAACTGAACTCGGTAGCTCAGTTTatcagacagagaggcagagtcTCCATCACAGAGCTGGCCCAGGCCAGTAGCTCTCTGATCAACTTGACACCTGACAGCCGCAACACCGCCTGA